A single region of the Balaenoptera ricei isolate mBalRic1 chromosome 12, mBalRic1.hap2, whole genome shotgun sequence genome encodes:
- the ECT2L gene encoding LOW QUALITY PROTEIN: epithelial cell-transforming sequence 2 oncogene-like (The sequence of the model RefSeq protein was modified relative to this genomic sequence to represent the inferred CDS: inserted 3 bases in 2 codons; deleted 2 bases in 1 codon; substituted 3 bases at 3 genomic stop codons), which translates to MSAGNSPRESLEMESFHTRFSAWTPFSNKSLNRQLFQERVALISHWFDLWTNKQHQEFLFTIFLXCTKSQLRVVQDWFSERMQVAKVDFXLPHFISLYIFSFLNPKDLCTAAQVSWPWKFLTEQDCLWMPKCMKFGWFLPYMPTDSEYGAWKHHYIACVSSLDWLTPREAAALYGTLNEPKTEDEQLQERQREKCLRKIIWEKIALRKKDLLKVRPPWVNGTCCSRLFKSKCQPRLSQTVRDRVGLHETLEKQLVLASLEALPKRSNVSGCHSYPLLSKKNWHGVYKNDSSSSHALQPHFILISSRTPAYEVQSYKIGIKNLLRTEVRDFWETLGSYVAPEEEGDHVDLFVPLGASEAGTEVLSQLSQLTGTLLTAPNGIATGSYQHILSDWLGRQXERAPPSTYFSESKLQTWSSLTDFLEDTLKSVRKQLSPLFKELQKNISGRMTGQFVSDTMSMANILNNQEIIQALAEGLIELSKENSERNVVEDNPQDTKSSLSKNSPNFELLVELERKLQLDSAEKRTSVIRELLQSERKYVQMLEIVRDIYIRPLRAALSSNRAILSAADIQIIFSDILLIXCLSRWFLDDLRDRLQEWGPARCVGEIFIKFGSQLNRYTNFFNNYPVVLKTMEKCREMIPAFRAFLKRHDKTIVKKMLSLPELLLYPSRRSEEYIHLRYALRLHTPAEHVDHXDLTTAIEVIKKYKGYIDQMKQNINMKDQLSDIIICGCPTLSEVNRYLIRVQDVAQLHCCDEELSFSLRLYEHTRDLSLFLFNDALLVSSRGTSHTPFERTSKSTYQFIASVALQRLLIEDIPDSKYTKNAFILQGPKHEWICSTEVEDDKFLWLSVLQNAIESSMEK; encoded by the exons ggtTGTCCAAGACTGGTTTTCAGAAAGGATGCAAGTGGCCAAAGTGGATTT TCTACCACACTTCATTTCTCTAtatatcttttcctttctgaatCCAAAAGATTTGTGCACAGCTGCACAAGTCAGCTGGCCCTGGAAATTTTTAACTGAACAG gaTTGCTTATGGATGCCCAAATGCATGAAGTTTGGATGGTTTCTGCCCTATATGCCAACAGATAGTGAGTATGGTGCTTGGAAGCACCATTACATTGCTTGTGTGTCCAGCTTAGATTGGCTAACCCCTAGGGAAGCCGCAGCTCTTTATGGGACCCTGAATGAACCCAAAACAGAAGATGAGCAACTACAGGAGAGGCAAAGAGAAAAGTGCCTAAGGAAAATAATTTGGGAGAAAATTGCACTACGTAAGA AGGATTTGCTCAAAGTTCGACCCCCTTGGGTGAATGGAACATGCTGCTCTAGATTGTTCAAATCCAAATGCCAACCACGTCTCTCCCAGACTGTGAGGGATCGAGTGGGATTACACGAAACTTTGGAGAAACAGCTTGTTTTGGCATCTTTAGAAGCTTTACCCAAGCG AAGCAATGTTTCTGGATGCCATTCCTACCCTTTA TTATCAAAGAAAAATTGGCATGGAGTTTATAAAAATGACAGCAGCTCTTCCCATGCTCTCCAGCCACACTTCATATTAATATCATCTCGGACTCCTGCATATGAGGTACAGA GCTATAAAATTGGTATTAAAAATTTACTGAGGACTGAAGTGAGAGACTTCTGGGAGACATTAGGAAGCTATGTGGCCCCTGAAGAAGAAGGGGATCACGTGGACCTCTTTGTACCACTCGGAGCATCAG AGGCAGGAACAGAAGTTCTTTCTCAGCTGTCTCAACTGACTGGCACGTTATTGACTGCCCCCAATGGGATTGCCACCGGCTCATACCAACACA TTCTTAGTGACTGGCTGGGACGACAGTAGGAAAGGGCGCCCCCTTCCACCTACTTCAGTGAATCAAAGCTGCAGACATGGTCCAGCCTCACCGACTTCCTGGAAGACACCTtgaaatcagtaaggaaacaacTAAGTCCTCTCTTCAAGGAGTTGCAGAAGAACATAAGTGGCAGGATGACAG GGCAATTTGTATCAGACACCATGAGTATGGCTAACATTCTGAATAACCAAGAAATTATACAAGCTCTGGCAGAGGGATTGATAgaactttcaaaagaaaattct GAAAGAAATGTTGTAGAAGATAATCCTCAGGACACAAAATCAAGTCTCAGCAAAAACAGTCCAAATTTTGAGTTGCTGGTTGAGTTG GAGAGAAAGCTGCAGCTGGACTCAGCCGAAAAGCGGACCAGCGTCATCAGGGAACTCTTACAGAGTGAGAGAAAATACGTGCAAATGCTGGAAATTGTGAGAGATATTTACATACGGCCACTTAGAGCAGCACTGTCATCAAATAGAGCAATTCTGAGCGCGGCAGATATCCAGATCATTTTCTCTGATATTCTGCTGATTTAATGTCTCAGCAG GTGGTTTCTAGATGACTTGAGAGACAGACTACAGGAATGGGGCCCAGCTCGCTGCGTGGGAGAAATATTCATAAAGTTTGGAAGCCAGTTGAACAGATACACCAATTTCTTCAACAATTACCCTGTTGTTCTGAAAACTATGGAGAAG TGCAGAGAAATGATACCAGCATTCCGAGCTTTCCTGAAGAGGCATGATAAGACCATTGTTAAAAAGATGCTGAG CCTTCCGGAGCTGCTTTTGTACCCATCCCGAAGGTCTGAAGAATATATTCATCTTCGCTATGCTCTGAGGCTTCACACTCCTGCAGAACATGTTGACC GGGACTTGACCACTGCAATTGAAGTAATCAAAAAATACAAAGGTTACATAGATCAG ATGAAGCAGAACATCAATATGAAAGATCAGCTGTCAGACATAATCATCTGTGGGTGCCCG aCTCTATCAGAAGTAAACAGATATCTGATTAGGGTCCAAGATGTAGCCCAACTTCACTGCTGTGATGAGGAACTAAGTTTCTCTTTAAG GCTCTATGAACATACCCGTGATCTCAGTCTTTTCCTCTTCAACGATGCACTGCTTGTTTCTAGTCGGGGCACGTCTCATACTCCGTTTGAAAGGACTTCAAAATCAACCTACCAGTTCATTGCATCAGTGGCCCTTCAGAGACTACTCATAGAAGATATTCCAGATTCcaaat ATACCAAGAATGCATTTATTCTTCAAGGTCCAAAACATGAATGGATTTGTTCTACAGAAGTTGAGGATGATAAATTCCTGTGGTTGTCAGTACTCCAAAACGCCATCGAAAGTAGTATGGAAAAGTGA